The sequence below is a genomic window from Eleginops maclovinus isolate JMC-PN-2008 ecotype Puerto Natales chromosome 20, JC_Emac_rtc_rv5, whole genome shotgun sequence.
tataaagaggtgggaataattggcatagtataaacagatgtagtatgaacaaatatacagatgtgctatattactatacagatggccaatatacatatataataaatatctatctatccctatatctatctctctatctatctctagatatatctctatatctatatatttaaataatatatatcatatataacatggacaatacacatactttatgacagaaggctgtgacgtcagccccgccgccaaatccagctgcattcagctcggggcgcaggagaggtgcgccccaacatcgtcctatctctattgaagaggagctactgcgcatgtacaacttttaacgagagtctatgggcaaagattcctgcgccccagggcggaaatacgtcaccaatcagacaatgtcaacgaacgaaacaactttactcatcattaactatgaaatatttatcttgcacatctaaaaaaatatatacatatatttcgaaatatttttattttattatttcatttttattaaaaaaaaaaaatgtcttattcaaggaaatgtggtgagaggtgagtggtggggcggcgccctagcgccctctattggccagccgccactgggcgcaggagaggtgcgccccaacatcgtcctatctcttgtattgaagaggagctacttcgcatgtacaacttttaacgagagtcgCAAAGATTCCTGCcccccagggcggaaatacgtcaccaataacacaatgtcaacgaacgaaacaactttactcatcattaactatgaaacatttatcttgcacatctaaaaaaatataaacatatatttcgaaatatttttattttattatttcatttttatttaaaaaaaattgatgtcttattcaaggaaatgtggtgagaggtgagtggtggggtggcgccctagcgccctctattgacCAGCCGCCACTGACTGCTACacattagaaagaaaataatgatatttaagAATGATAAACCTATTGCAATGAAAGTATAATGAGTGACATGTTTGTATATAGGGATATGGGTAGTTCTATAGATGTATGGGGATctgatgaaaataaattgatGATTGCTGTTTGCTGAAAACATGCTGTAAATgacaaaatgtttctgtgtgacaGTAAGCATAGCTACCAAGGCTGACCCATGGAATGGGAAGACTCTGAAGCCGGACAGTGTGTGCTCCCAGCTGGAAAGCTCCCTTCAGAGGCTGCAGACAGAATGTGTGGATCTTTTTTACCTCCATATCCCTGATTGTCAAAACCCCATCCAGGATACACTTAAGGCCTGCAATGAACTCCACAAAGAGGTAAAAATGAACCAGATGCTCTATTTTCAATGACTTGTTGTGTATTGCTGAAACATTTCCAACATGAACAGTGTTTACAACATCTTTGTCAACAGTGTTTCAAACATAATTACAATCATGTTACTGTACCTATTGTGTGGATAATATTTTACTAAACTATGATTTCATGTTCAAATATTGCCCACAGGGAAGGTTCAAGGAGCTTGGCCTGTCAAACTATGCTTCCTGGGAAGTGGCTGAAATTGTCAGCCTCTGCAGACACAACAACTGGATTGTTCCCACAGTGTATCAGGTATAAATGCTCACAATTTGAAATACTGATTTGTTTATCATTAAGGAGACTTATACCCTACCACTTTTCACAGGGGATGTACAATGCCACTACAAGACAAGTTGAGACCGAGTTGCTGCCATGTCTGAGATACTACGGAATGAGGTTCTACGCATACAATCCTCTAGCAGGTGAACTATACCTtccttatttgtgtttctgttaaaaCTATACTAGCAATTGGGGATTAATGTGTCACCTGCTGTGGAGAATGATATAGTTCGTCAGCCCACAACTTGGGCCGAGATTAAAATACCTCGAAAGATTGCCTATGTCCTTCCTCTAGCACCACCATCAGGTCAAATGTTTCACTCTTATGTGAAATGTATGTCTAGCAGATggtttaatacaaaaatagttCAAATTCTGACACCACTCCTCTTCTGCAGGTGGCCTTCTGACAGGAAAGTACAATAACCTAGACAAAGATGGTCCTCTGCCTGAAGGACGATTCTCTGGTGACATCTGGGCTGCAGCATACAGGAACAGGTGAAAGATCTGCATTAAAAAAGATAGTGTGATTTTGCATGTTAGGTATTTCTGTTTGCCTGCACAATGCCAAATAATAAGCACAAAGTAATTGTGTCTGACTTTTCTGTGTCAGATACTTGAAGCAGTGTCAGTTTGAGGCAATACATCTGGTTATTGAGGCGTTGGAGACAGTGTACGGCTCAGAGAAACCCACCATGACATCTGCTGCTTTGCGCTGGATGTACCATCACTCCCAACTTAAGGTAAATATTGTGCATTCATATTTAAGGTAAATATGTATATCTGACATCAAAACTATAGTCTGAAAGCTGTATAAGGGTGCacagtaattaaaaaatatcataccatatactgtatgtgtatttaattataatgCATTCTCCCAAAACAATGTTCTGTTTTGACAgcattgtgtgtttctttgaacTTGTAATTGTCTGATATTCCAGGGTGATCTTGGTGATGGAGTGATCATTGGCATGTCAAGTATAGATCAACTTCAGCAAAACttggctgctgcagaggagggtCCTCTGGATGAGAGAGTGGTCACCACCTTTAACGATGCCTGGAATCTCGTAGCCCACGAGTGTCCAAACTACTTCCGCTCAAGACACAAAATCTGTCCACCAATCGAGCAGTCTTCGAGGGGTAGAGATACACAGCATGTTGTCTGAATTAGATCAAGCACCAGACATAGCAATGTTAATGTCAATACCATGGAAACTGAAACaccaaaataattatttttatgtttatttctggAACCAAATACATGAATTCTCCAAttgatttagttattttttagtGCAAATTCCCAAACATAAGGTCTAATTAATGAAATtaacaaaacagacacaaagtgGCAGTTGACCATCCTGCCCTGTTGGCAATCCATGCATTGAATCCAATAATCCTTTAGGTACATAAGCTACAATTTGAAATAGCACTACCAAAAATAATGGAATTAACTCCCAGATGTCTGCAAACTTTCCGTTAACCACAAAGGCACATTTTTGTCATAATAAACAAATAGATCAACTTTAACTACAGAAACCATAGCCACCATGGACCCTAGAGGTAGTTTGTATGGCAATTACATGGTGTTAATTTGATCACAACTCATTTTGTCACCTCAATAACAAATTGCCTTTCAAAAAGgcatacaaacaaatactttgACAAATAACAGGTTAAGCCACATTCTATGAATGTCTGTTTCTTATGTCATTCGAATAACctctaactgtgttttttttctttgtttgtgttaatgctgATTGCTTTGGTATCAGGTTCTTTCACTTAATTTTTAAGACAAATTGTAATTGTTTGTCTGAACTAGTTAatcctttatttcttttgtgTATCTGTTTTAGCTTTTCTTTCATAGCTTTATGTTGGTATTGTATGCTATTTCTATTGCGGATCCttcaataaacaataaacaataaaatgagtGGTTCTTTAGTCAGGATACACTCTAATtcatatgaatgtttttttttttttacatgaagtCATAGAGAAACATGCAGGTTCGAGTTTATcatgtattttacaaaatatacgTGATTTGCTGACACTTAGTGGTTACGAACAAGAACTACATCTAATATGTTATGTTCAGTAGCCTTAGCCTGCATATGATGCAACGAGTACACTTCAGCAAAtattaactaaataaaacaggaaacggACACAGAAAACGAACTTTGCGCTGTCTCAACTACAGCTGAACTAAGAAGCCAAATAACTCCTCAGTAGTATTTGCGTTTTAAAGCTGTTAAGTAACTTTACGACGCTCCCTTATCACCAATTTCAACGACCTTTGTCCCTTAGTCTCATTGCTAGCTGCTGTACTGTAGCATGCAGTGGGTAGTAATCACAGGAAGACTGTGCACACTTGGACAGCGTCACATTATTAAAGACGTGCGTAAACATTTGCCGAGGTTTGTGGCTCGTCGAAACATGTCGTCGTCTCAAGGTAAGCGGCCGGTTACCTTACTGGGAACTATGGCTTTCGGAGGGCGAGCCGACGCGGAGCAGAGCCTGGAGATGGTGAAGACTTTCCTGGACAGGGGGCACGTGCTGGTGGACACAGCCTTCATGTATGTGGACGGAAAGTCAGAGACGGTCATAGGGGGCATGAATCTCCCTAAAACAGGTACATCAGCAGCACTCATATATCCACGTTGCATGCTAACGTTAACTGATCTTTTATATGTGGACTcccccagaaagcctgcagaCTGGCTTGGCACCAGCTTTGAATTGTGGGTACCAAAATTGTTCAGCAGAGGAACTgctgtgcattttattttgaattgccCCAATGTTCTTTTAGTATCGGGAATATTGATGATAGGTTCACTTGCATTGGAatattataggttaagataacactttttaaatatcttggACGAAATAAACATGCTACCTATCAGATTAAGAACATACACTTGCTGTAAATAGCGCCACCTTTACAAGCcgcaacattaaagtgatgaacacagcCGTTTGAATGAGTAGAATTGCTACTATTGCAATACAAGTATAAtgctgtgtatgtatgtatgtatgtatgtatgtatgtatgtatgtatatatgtgtatatatatatatatatgtatgtacagtggggcaaaaaagtatttagtcagccaccaattgtgcaagttctcccattttaaaaagatgagagatgcctgtaattttcatcataggtacacttcaactatgagagacagaatgagaaaaaaaaatccaggaaatcacattgtctgatttctaatgaattcattggtaaattcctcggtaaaataagtatttggtcacctacaaacaagcaagatttctggctctcacagacctgtaacttcttctttaagaggctcctctgtcctccactcgttacctgtattaatggcacctttttgaactcgttatcagtataaaagacacctgtccacaacctcaaacattcatactccaaactccactatggccaagaccaaagagctgtcaaaggagaccagagacagaattgtagacctgcaccaggctgggaaaactgaatctgcaataggtaagcagcttggtgtgaagaaatcaactgtgggagcaattattagaaaatggaagacatacaagaccactgctaatctccctcgatctggggctccacgcaagatctcaccccgtggggtcaaaatgatcacaagaacggtgaacaaaaatcccagaaccacacggggggacctagtgaatgacctgcagagagctgggaccaaagtaacagaggctaccatcagtaacacactacgccgccagggacttaaatcctgcaattccagatgtgtccccctgcttaagccagtacatgtccaggcccttctgaagtttgctagagggcatttggatgatccagaagaggattgggagaatgtcatatggtcagatgaaaccaaaatagaactttttggtaaaaactcaactcgtcgtgtttggaggagaaagaatgcagagttgcatccaaagaacaccatacctattgtgaagcatgggggtggaaacatcatgctttggggctgtttttctgcaaagggaccaggacgactgatccgtgtaaaggaaagaatgaatggggccatgtatcgtgagattttgagtgaaaacctccttccatcagcaagggcactaaagatgaagcgtggctgggtctttcagcatgacaatgatcccaaacacaccgccagggcaacgaaggagtggcttcgtaagaagcatttcaaggtcctggagtggcctagccagtctccagatctcaaccccatagaaaatctttggagggagttgaaagtccgtgttacccagcgacagccccaaaacatcactgctttagaggagatctgcatggaggaatgggccaaaataccagcaacagtgtgtgaaaaccttgtgaagacttacagaaaacgtttgacctctgtcattgccaacaaagggtatataacaaagtattgagatgaacttttgttattggccaaatacttattttccacaataatttgaaaataaattctttaaaaatcctacaatgtgatttcctggattttattttctcattgtgtctctcatagttgaggtatacctatgataaaaattacaggcctctctcatctttttaaatgggagaacttgcacaattggtggctgactaaatacttttttgccccactgtatgtatgtatgtgtgtgtgtgtatatgta
It includes:
- the LOC134882471 gene encoding aflatoxin B1 aldehyde reductase member 2-like; protein product: MSSQSKRPVSVLGTNAFGSRADAEQSLEMVKTFLDRGHVLLDTAIMYADGKAETFIGSMNLPKTVSIATKADPWNGKTLKPDSVCSQLESSLQRLQTECVDLFYLHIPDCQNPIQDTLKACNELHKEGRFKELGLSNYASWEVAEIVSLCRHNNWIVPTVYQGMYNATTRQVETELLPCLRYYGMRFYAYNPLAGGLLTGKYNNLDKDGPLPEGRFSGDIWAAAYRNRYLKQCQFEAIHLVIEALETVYGSEKPTMTSAALRWMYHHSQLKGDLGDGVIIGMSSIDQLQQNLAAAEEGPLDERVVTTFNDAWNLVAHECPNYFRSRHKICPPIEQSSRGRDTQHVV